The genomic DNA CCGACTGCGTTGCGTGAGTGCGAGCACAACCTGGGCGTCCCGCGCGATATCAATTCCTTTGTGCTCACGGTCGGCGCTACAGCGAATCAAAACGGGACGGCTTTGTTTGAAGGAGTAACCGTGCTGTTCCTTGCGCAATTTGCCGGAATCGACCTCACCCTGGGCCAGCAACTGATGGTCCTCTATATGGCCATTCTGGGCGGAATAGGTACAGCAGGCGTTCCCGCGGCGTCTATACCCTTCATTGTCGTTGTGTTGTCCACGATTGGCGTCAATCCCGCCCTGATCGCCTTGGTCATCGGAGTAGATCGAATACTCGACATGTGCCGTACCGTGGTCAATGTTGTGGGAGACCTGACCGCAGCCACGTACATCGCACGTTCCGAGGGCGCGAAACTCCTTCCCCCGCTTGGAACCGAGGAGGCCGTGTAGGAGGCACCTGCCCACGCCGCAATACGGACGATCATTTGGATGGGACAGGCGCAGCATGATACCGTTTCGCCAAGTTGTCTCTTACCCAGACTTTCGAAAGTGAATCTGCAATGCCTGGATTACCGCATTTTGATGTCTTAGTTATTGGAACGGGGCCCGCCGGAGAAGGGGCGGCCATGCAGGCCGTCAAGGGGGGCAAGAACGTCGGCGTCATAGAACGCATGGATCGAGTTGGCGGCCATTGCACCCATCTCAGCACCATTCCAAGCAAAGCGCTTCGTCATGCGGTGCAAGAACTCACCTCCACCAATTCAAGCACCCTCTTCAAAGACTCCGGACTCTCGCAGTCGCTCTCGTTCGGACAACTCCGAAAGAACGCCGCGTCCGTCATTGAGCATCAAGTCTCGATGCGGCGCAATTTCTACGACCGAAACGGCGTCCCCATCTTCAGCGGAAATGGCGCCTTCGCGGACGCTCATACCGTGGAAGTGCGTCAAGATGGCACAGAGACGTACCGCCTCACCGGGGATTCCATCATCATCGCAACAGGAAGCAGGCCCTATCATCCGCCCGATGTGGACTTCACACATCCCAGAATATTCGACAGCGATACGATCCTCACGCTCGATCACACCCCTCGTTCGATCACGATATACGGTGCTGGTGTGGTTGGGTGCGAATACGCGTCCATCTTCCGCAACATGGACTGCAAGGTAAATCTGGTCAACACACGCGGACGCTTGCTCGAATTCCTCGACGACGAGATCACAGATGCGTTGAGTTATCACCTTCGCGACCGTGGTGTTCTCATTCGACACATGGAGACGTGTTCGCGCGTGGAAGGACGCGACACTGAAGTCATCCTACACTTGGAGTCCGGCAAACAACTTAAGTCGGACATACTCCTTTGGGCCAACGGCCGAACCGGTAACACGGACGGACTGAACTTAGAGGTGCTTGGAATCACCACGAATTCCAGGGCGCAAATTGAGGTGAACGATTCCTATCAGACGATATTGCCGCACATCTACGCGGCCGGTGACGTCGCAGGGCGTTCATCGTTGGCAAGCGCCGCCTACGTCGAAGGACGATACGTTGCTACGCACATTCTCGGGAAAGCGGAACCATCC from Candidatus Hydrogenedentota bacterium includes the following:
- the sthA gene encoding Si-specific NAD(P)(+) transhydrogenase, producing MPGLPHFDVLVIGTGPAGEGAAMQAVKGGKNVGVIERMDRVGGHCTHLSTIPSKALRHAVQELTSTNSSTLFKDSGLSQSLSFGQLRKNAASVIEHQVSMRRNFYDRNGVPIFSGNGAFADAHTVEVRQDGTETYRLTGDSIIIATGSRPYHPPDVDFTHPRIFDSDTILTLDHTPRSITIYGAGVVGCEYASIFRNMDCKVNLVNTRGRLLEFLDDEITDALSYHLRDRGVLIRHMETCSRVEGRDTEVILHLESGKQLKSDILLWANGRTGNTDGLNLEVLGITTNSRAQIEVNDSYQTILPHIYAAGDVAGRSSLASAAYVEGRYVATHILGKAEPSLVQDIPTGIYTSPEISSVGKTERDLTHAKVPYEVGHAQFKSLARAQIMGQTVGMLKLLFHRETLAILGIHCFGANASEIIHIGQAIMSQKGSANSLEYFVNTTFNYPTMAEAYRVAALNGLNRL